ttatgattatgattatgtttagtgcatgcacaggttgagtttggtgtatgaggaatgaatgaaagaaaaattttaatttttatgtatgattgttgatcatgtatgggattaacaggtttacaggttgcatgtcaggcttgctacgggtcccggcggccttaagccgatctggatcctagcgccggcagcggtccgattttcgggtcgttacaaaaaacATGCTATGCAGTAGGAACTTGATGCACTTGAAGTAAATAAGACATTAATTATTACCACTTTACTTGTAGGACCCAAGGTTGTAGGTTGCAAGTGGGTGTATAAAGTTAAATTCAACTTTGATGGCACTATGGAGAGATATAAAGCTACGTTAGTTACAAAGGATTACACTCAAATGGCATAATTTGATTTTCAAGAAATTTTTAGCCCAATAGCTAAGCACACTACTGTCAGGACCTTCTTAGCTCTTGCAGCTATACGTGATTGGTATTTGTCTCAATTAGATGTCAACAATGTATTTTTGAATGGAGATTTGAATGAGAAAGTCTATATGGAAATTGCCTAGGGATATGAGATTAAGGAGGATTATGTGGATAAGTCCAAGCTGGTTTGCAAGTTGCAAAAATCCTTATATGGTCTAAAACAGGCATCAAGGCAATGGAACATAAAATTCACTGAAATTTTGTTGTAGGAAGGATTTATTCAATCCAAAAATGATTATTCACTCTTCACTAAGCATGTAGAAGGTGGTTTTGTTACAGTATTAGTGTAATGTAGATGATATTATAGTTGGCAGCAGTAGTAGATTCTTTATTGAACAATACAAAACTTGTTTTAAGATGAAAGACTTGGATTCACTTCATTATTTTTGGGATATTGAAGTTGCAAGGTCTACTAAAGACATAGTTATATCACAAAGGAAGTTCATTTTGGATATGTTTGAAGAGTATGGGTTGCTTGGTGCTAAACCTTATTCAATACTAATGGAAGCGAACTTGAAAATGGGATATACAAATGAAAATGTGCTTCCTAATCCTACTCTTTACAGACAAATGTTAGGAAAACTAATGTATATTACATTGACAGACTAGGCATTGCATATAGTGTACATGTACTATCTTAGCTCATGAACAAGCCCTCATAGACACACTTAGATGTTGGTTATAGAATGCTTAAGTACTTAAAGAATGCTCTAGGTCAAGATTTATTGCAAATTCTGAAATGAGGTTGACTG
This Manihot esculenta cultivar AM560-2 chromosome 6, M.esculenta_v8, whole genome shotgun sequence DNA region includes the following protein-coding sequences:
- the LOC122723834 gene encoding uncharacterized mitochondrial protein AtMg00810-like — encoded protein: MKDLDSLHYFWDIEVARSTKDIVISQRKFILDMFEEYGLLGAKPYSILMEANLKMGYTNENVLPNPTLYRQMLGKLMSRFIANSEMRLTAYSKSDWASCAETRRSLTDFYIFLGKSLIS